tcccaccgccgccgagtCCACTTTTCGCCGCGTCCCCGCCGCTGTCCCGCTCATCGCGCACCTTCTAGCCCTTGTCGAGTTCGCTGAGCGTGCCTCGTACTATGGCGTATCTGGCGTCTTCGCGAACTTTGTGCAACGTCCACTCCCGCCAGGGAGTACCACGGGTGCGCCAGCGAAAGGGAGCGACACGCCGCCCGGCGCGTTGGGAATGGGCCTGCGTGCCAGTGCGACCGTCAGTGCACTCTTTACGGTTATGGCGTTTGCGAGCCCTCTGGTGAGCTGAGATCGGATGGGCTGAGACCAGGTTGGCGGGGcactcgccgacgtgcGGTGGGGCAAGTTCCGGACTATCGCTGTGGGCACCGCCGTATCAGGGGTGGCCCACGTACTCTGCGTCTGGGGTGAGCTGCCTTAACATGGAGGGTAGCTGACGGTAGCGGCAATCCCCTCCGTGTTGCTGTCCGGGAccgccttccttcccttcaTCATTTCCGTCATCTTACTTGGTGGAGCGACTGGTGCGTCCGCTGGTAGGAGTGAAGgaactgacaccaggcctCATCAAGGCGAACATCGCCCCACTTATGGGGCAGCAGTACGTCCACGAGGACTATGTCGCGACCGTGGACGGggaacgcgtcgtcgtcgagagGGAAGGTAGGTCTTCCCAAGCTCCTTTGCTTACGtaccagctgacaccagccacCGTGCAGAAGATCATGGCCGCGTACTACCTCTCGATCAACGTCGGCGCGTTCTTCGCCGTCGCATCAACATTCGCAGAGAAGGTAAACAGCTCCAAATTACCAGCGGCTGACGGCAGTACGTCGGGTTCTGGCTGGCGTACCTAATACCGGGCGTCATCTTCTTCCTGATGCCGCCTCTCCTCTACTTCGTGAACCCATATCtggagccagagccagcaccttcctccgccgcccTGCGTGACGCGTACCACATCCTCCGTCGCGCGGTCAAGAGCGAACCACCCAGCGCGGCCGAGTATGAGCTCGCAagcgatggcgaggtcggaCACGGCGTCGAGCCCAAGGGCGGCGATGTGAAGCAGGCGCTGCTGGCGTGCAAGTTGTTTCTCTTCTTCGCGATCTACAACATTGCCGACGGGGGCCTGAACACGATCATGACGAGCATGGCCGGGGCCATGACGACGAATGTGAGCTTACCGACACTCAACGTAGCTGATAGCAGGGTGTCCCGaacgacgtcctcgagaaAGCGTGAGTAGACAATGAAATAGCTCATTCAAGCAACCCGTTCGCGATCGTGCTCGCGATCCCACTGCTTAACAAGTTCGTGTACCCGTTCCTCGAGGCCCGCAATATACCCCATGGGCCTGTGCGTCGCATCGTCGCAGGATTCATCCTTGCTGCAGCAGGGATGCTGTGGTGTGCGCTGCTCCAGTTCGCAGTATGTTGTACAGCTGCACCGACCAGCTGATGAGCAGGTCTACAGGACATCTCCTTGCGGATTCGAGGCCACGACGTGCGATGAAGTATCGCCTCTGGTGAGTGTGGCTCGCGTCGGAACGTTATAGTGACTGACGACCAGAGCGCATGGCTCGTCCTTCCCGCGCCCCTGCTTACtggcgcgagcgaggcAATCGCCTGCGTTtccgcgctcgagctcgcgttcACGATGTCACCTCGTAAGCGGATCCAGCCATTAAAAGTACACTGACAGCCGTGCAGCTGGCCTCCGTTCGATTGTCACGTCTCTCTTCTTGTTCACGCAGGCCATTTCGGCGATCCTCGTCCTGGCGTTCCTCCCACTCATGCACGACCCTCTATTGGTCTGGACGTTTCTGCTTGCTGTGAGCTAATCTTCTCCCCcgacaagctgacaccaggctgTCCTCACGCTCGGCTCTGCCGCCGGCGTGTGGCGCATGTTCCAGTTCCTGGATGACGAGCGCTCATGATCCGCGTCAAGATGTACTCTATCAGTCCATTGTATCTATCTACACCCGTACAATACAGCACTATAAGCAAGCCTGCTTGCCAGATCACTGCGAGCCCTACAACTATCATAACAACTAGATCCGCCCACCGTAATGCTCGTGCGCTGCTGGTGCGGGTGCAGCAACGGGGAATGCTGAAGGGATGGCTAGTGGTTGTGTGGCGGGCTGGTAGAAGCTCGCTGAGGACGGCTCGCGCGTGAGCCCACTCGGTGCAGCCTGCGGGAACCCAGGTTGTGGCCTGTACTGCTGCGGCATGGCTGGCACGGCTGGCACGGCtggaggtggcgagcgTGCGCGACGCATGCGGTCCGCGATGTCCTCCTCAAGGTGGACACGCTCGGTCATCGCGTCGACGTGGTAGATGCTCATGTCGCCTTCGCGGTCGTATCTGATATCGTAGGGGTTGACGTAGGATGcacggtcgcggtcgaAAGCGCCCACAGgcacgccgaggccgccatGCTTGGTCGAGCTGCGGTGGGGGTGGGTCGAGAGGATAGGAGTGGAcacctcagcctcgtcggGGTCGCGTGCGTACCCGACTTCACCGAGAGCGATGCCGCGGCTCGCCATCTGCATGCGTCGGATACGCCAGACGTGCACGCGCACCTTGTGCATGTGGTGCCAGATGTACCAGGCGGCGTAGATGGTCACGACTGCGGTCAGCTCTGCTTGAAAGGGAACGCACGGAAGCCAACGGCCAAGACGGCGTACGAGATAATCTTGGACTTTGTGCTCCTGTCTTTGTTGAGGATGAGCACACCGAGATAGACAGTAACGAGCTGTTTGGGCAGCGTGAGGACAGTCGCAGTGAGGAAGATCCAAAAGGGCATGCCGCACGTCGCGAACACGGCCGTAGTCAAGTGGCCTGGGATGGCGGAGAGACGGGCCATGAAGACGATCCAGAAACCACCTTCGCGCATCACATACGACAGGCAGTGGTATGTGATGTTCTTGTTCTCGTACTTTTCGGCACGCGAGCGCAGGCAGTACTTGAACGCGTAGTAGTTGCCAATCTCGCCAGCCAGggtgccggcggcgacaaTGCCGAAACCGATCCAGAGGCCCCACACGATACCGCAGATGATTGCGACGATCTGGGGTGAGTGATGTTATGAAAGGCGCTTTGGTGCCCAGATCATAGCCGGCGGGCGGGGGCCACTCACCTCGTGTCCGAACAAGGGGGGAAAGGAGATGACGAACATGATGGCAATCGGAATGGTCCATCCGGCTGGGAGGTCGCGCATCCACTCCGCGGCCGGAGTAAGCCATTTGACCAGCTGATCGTGGTACACGGTCatgaggatgacgaggactGTACACACGATCAGGATGATATACCagtctggtgtgagctcCGTCTCTGCGAGGGGACGTACACCACCACTCAAGGCGGATCCAGAAACGCCACGCGTACAGGTCGCGCCAGCGGAACAGTCCAGCCTTGAGGAACTCtttctcgtcctcctcgtcctcctttGTCCATCCGTCCGGCAGCTCGCCGTGCTTAAGGTCATTAGGCTGGCTCGGGGTACGTTGAatcggcgcggcgggcaTCTCGTAGTGCGCGTAAGCAGGGTAGGATGGGTCATCGCGCGAGTGGCCGCCGTACGCGCTTTCGGGGCGCAGGGGCACCGTCGAGCCGGCTGGCGAGTGAGAGCTCAACGGCGTGCCGTGCCTGTCATCCAGCAaggaggggttgggggaGGGTACGTTGTAATTGTGTCGGTTGTCGTTATGCGGTTGGGAGTGCGGGGCGTAATCGTACGCGTTGGAGGTCATCTCGCGCTCAGGGGGCTAGTGGTTGTGGTGGCTGTGGCGGTGGCAGAAAGGGTGTAAAGAAGGTTGACGAGTGGCGATGACAAGGAActggagaagaagaaggtgaAATGAGAGTGATGTTGTGTAGAGTGGATAAAGTGGAGAGTGGACAGTGTGATGAGAGCCAAGAGGAGAGGAGTAGCGCGTGCGTTTGGGTGTGGGTGCGGGGAAAATAAAGGGGATTGCTTCTAACGCACAGGTCGCGTCGGAATCAAGGGTACTGCgggatgaggtggaggtctcTCTGTCGTGTCGACGCGTTTGGTGGCGTTGAGGCTTTATTCCACAGATAATCGCAGAGATGAGATGGTCAAATGGATAAAGACGACGATGTACAAGACATCTATTAATGTCTAAATGTCTAGAAGAGTGACTGCGCAATTCAATGATCAATATGACAATTGTGATTTCAAGCTGTGCTAAAAGAGATTGAAACCTCGCACGCGCGCGTCATGTCGGCTGCGCCATCATACCATCATACCACAATTCAGGCATCGCCCTCCGCACTGACCTCCGcactccatctccctctccctATGGTGGCTTGTTTCAAGATTTCAATCACATTGATTAGGTACAACTCGACATATCCTCTCCTATGCACTCGatcctcgctcctcgctcctctcccttctccGACTAGTAGGGCACAAGGCCGGCCAGCTGCTGCGCACGGTGGGAGAGCACAGGCTTTGTGCGGGGCTCTATGCGCTCTCCCTCGGTGAGTTCCCATCCCTTGAACCGAGCAGCGGTGATGCGGAATTCTGTTCTTGTCAGCACCATCTTTATAAAATCTCACCAAGAGGGTCATGGCTCGTTCCCCACGACTTGGCAAAGCATTCCCGCTTCTCCTGTAGCTTCTGGTCCCGAATATTCTTGATGGGCTTATAGCACACATACGTAGCGATACGGGGCTCGGTTCCCCGTGCTGCGTCACCGTAATGAACAGTCCGCGAGTCCCAGAGAATAAGGTCGCCAGGACCAGCCTCGACCTTTGTCCACGTGCATCCGCGCTCGTAGAACCAGTCGAGGTGAGATTCGTCGTGCTGCCACCAGTCGGCGGTCGGCCATCCCTCCTCGGGCATGAGGTTCTCATGCGTGCGGAAGTACTCCTCGAACAGCGCGGTGCTTCCTTCAAGAACCATgaggccgccgtcgagaGGTCCGTTGGGGTACAGGTTGACAATTCCCTGGACGCAGTGCTTGAAGCAGCGGGTCGGCGACTGGTCGCTGTGCGGCCATGGCTTGCCCGCCTCAGCGCTGAGTTCGGAACCGTAGGGAAGCGAGATGTTCACACTGTCGTAGGAAACGATCAGCTCGTCAGTGTCCCAGATCTTGGCAAAGGCGTCGATGACTCCAGGCTCGGAGCGGATGTCCCACGCAAACTGCTCGTGCGCAACCCCGTAGCGGTGGTACAGACCGCCCTTGTCAAACTTGGGCACGTTGGGGATATGCCAAGTCGAGCGGTCATCGCCCTTGAAGCCCTTGCCACTGGTATTAGCATCTTGTTGAAAAGCAAGTAACCTCCGGCTCCGGCTCCGGCACCGGCCGGCCCGTCACAAGCCAACCCCCCGCAAAGTTACTCACAAGCTCTCAAGCCACTTGTACATCTCGTCGACATAGTactcggccttctccttgctGATAACGCCCGGAACGACAGTGTACTGGTGTAAGACCAACTTTTACTCAACCTCCAAACTTACACCCTTGGTAGTAAGGTCGGGGAACGGGTCTTGGGCGCGCAACTTGAGCGTCTTCGGGGTCGGCGCCTGGGTCTGCGTCTTGGTCTCGATCGAAACAGGTGCCATGGTAGTGTACGTGTAGATTCAGTGAGGATATGAGCCGCTATCATGTCGCTTCGTATCATATATGACTACAGTGGTGTATTGCTACCAGCCTTGGCCGATACACACCGGCCCATTGAGTGCGGAGTACACTGCGGCGCTGGGTTTTTTCAATAAGTCAGTAAGGCACCGCTGGCGTACATCGACTGGCATTGCGTTTAGCAGCCGGCTCCCGTAGCAATCGGCATCCACCGAGGTGCTGAAGCCGTTCC
Above is a genomic segment from Cutaneotrichosporon cavernicola HIS019 DNA, chromosome: 1 containing:
- a CDS encoding uncharacterized protein (POT family) produces the protein MFTRIRQVFSSRGAYELVAETEDHAIRRAPTAAESTFRRVPAAVPLIAHLLALVEFAERASYYGVSGVFANFVQRPLPPGSTTGAPAKGSDTPPGALGMGLRASATVGGALADVRWGKFRTIAVGTAVSGVAHVLCVWAAIPSVLLSGTAFLPFIISVILLGGATGLIKANIAPLMGQQYVHEDYVATVDGERVVVEREATVQKIMAAYYLSINVGAFFAVASTFAEKYVGFWLAYLIPGVIFFLMPPLLYFVNPYLEPEPAPSSAALRDAYHILRRAVKSEPPSAAEYELASDGEVGHGVEPKGGDVKQALLACKLFLFFAIYNIADGGLNTIMTSMAGAMTTNGVPNDVLEKANPFAIVLAIPLLNKFVYPFLEARNIPHGPVRRIVAGFILAAAGMLWCALLQFAVYRTSPCGFEATTCDEVSPLSAWLVLPAPLLTGASEAIACVSALELAFTMSPPGLRSIVTSLFLFTQAISAILVLAFLPLMHDPLLVWTFLLAAVLTLGSAAGVWRMFQFLDDERS
- a CDS encoding uncharacterized protein (SNARE associated Golgi protein), which translates into the protein MTSNAYDYAPHSQPHNDNRHNYNVPSPNPSLLDDRHGTPLSSHSPAGSTVPLRPESAYGGHSRDDPSYPAYAHYEMPAAPIQRTPSQPNDLKHGELPDGWTKEDEEDEKEFLKAGLFRWRDLYAWRFWIRLEWWYWYIILIVCTVLVILMTVYHDQLVKWLTPAAEWMRDLPAGWTIPIAIMFVISFPPLFGHEIVAIICGIVWGLWIGFGIVAAGTLAGEIGNYYAFKYCLRSRAEKYENKNITYHCLSYVMREGGFWIVFMARLSAIPGHLTTAVFATCGMPFWIFLTATVLTLPKQLVTVYLGVLILNKDRSTKSKIISYAVLAVGFLVTIYAAWYIWHHMHKVRVHVWRIRRMQMASRGIALGEVGYARDPDEAEVSTPILSTHPHRSSTKHGGLGVPVGAFDRDRASYVNPYDIRYDREGDMSIYHVDAMTERVHLEEDIADRMRRARSPPPAVPAVPAMPQQYRPQPGFPQAAPSGLTREPSSASFYQPATQPLAIPSAFPVAAPAPAAHEHYGGRI
- a CDS encoding uncharacterized protein (Phytanoyl-CoA dioxygenase (PhyH)), encoding MAPVSIETKTQTQAPTPKTLKLRAQDPFPDLTTKGYTVVPGVISKEKAEYYVDEMYKWLESFGKGFKGDDRSTWHIPNVPKFDKGGLYHRYGVAHEQFAWDIRSEPGVIDAFAKIWDTDELIVSYDSVNISLPYGSELSAEAGKPWPHSDQSPTRCFKHCVQGIVNLYPNGPLDGGLMVLEGSTALFEEYFRTHENLMPEEGWPTADWWQHDESHLDWFYERGCTWTKVEAGPGDLILWDSRTVHYGDAARGTEPRIATYVCYKPIKNIRDQKLQEKRECFAKSWGTSHDPLEFRITAARFKGWELTEGERIEPRTKPVLSHRAQQLAGLVPY